The following is a genomic window from Burkholderia oklahomensis C6786.
CGCGAGCACGTCGAGGCTCGGCGAGCTGCGCGCCGAGTCGCCCTCGCGCGCGGCCGTGCGCGCGAACGCGTCGCGCGCCGCCCCGAGCGCGCGATCCGCATCGTCGTAGCGGCTGCCCAGCATCTCGCCCAGCGCGATCCCGTACCAATTTGCCGCGACGTTCGGCGCGATCCTGTCGTCGAGCTCGACGCGCATCCGCCGCACCTCGTTCGCGTAATCGGTCGGCGAGCGGTTCTGCAGCATCCGCAGACGCGCGCGCACGAAACCGTACTCCGGCGACTGCCTCGGCTGCTTGTACGGCGCGCGCCGCGCGCGATCGTCCATGTCGGCGATCCGCTCGCCCGTCAGCGGATGCGTGCGCGCATACGCGGGCACGCCCGCGTCGCCCATCGACGCGCGTTCGAGCCGCTCGAAGAAGCCCGGCATCCCATACGGATCGTAGCCGGCGCCCGCGAGCAGTTGAAAGCCGACGCGGTCAGCCTCGCGCTCGGCCGTGCGCGAGAACCGCAACTGGCTGTCGACCGCGAACGCCTGGCCGCCGATCGCGATCGCGCTGCCGAGATCGCCGCTGCGCGCGAGGATGCCCGCGAGCACGCCGAACAGCATCGTCGCGAGCGCCGCGTAGCCGCTCTTCTCGCTCGCGACGATCATCCGCGCGATATGCCGCTGCAGCACGTGCCCCATCTCGTGACCGATCACCGACGCGAGCTCGGATTCCGTCTGCGTCGTCGCGACGAGCCCGCTGTTGATGCCGATGAAACCGCCCGGCAGCGAGAACGCGTTGATCTGCGGGTCGCGTATCGCGAACAGATCGAAGTCGGGCATGTAGCCGCCGATGAACTGCGCGGCCGCCGCCGCCGACAGCTTCGCCGCGACTGAATTCAGGTAGTCGCGCACGAGCCAGTCGTCGAGATAGTCGGGATCGCGCCGCACCTCGCGCATCACGCGTTCGCCGAGACGGCGCTCCGCCTGCGGCGTCAGCGATCCGCCCGAGCCGTCGCCGAGATCCGGCAGTTGCAGCGATCGAAGCGGCGCGCGCAAACTGGGCGTGCCGGACGCCGGATCGGACAGCCGGCTCTGCGCGCCGCCGTACGTGCCGAACACGCCGGCCGCGATGCCGGACGGCACGGTCGAGATCGCGTCGGGCGCGAGCGGCGCGGGCTCGGCGGCGCCGGTGGCGGGAGCGGATTCGAGCGGCTGAGCATCGGCGCGCGGCTGAGCGTAGCCGCCGGGCGGCAGGGCGAGCGCCGCGGACAGCGACACGACGAGCAACGGTTTGACGCGCATGGACAAGGATCAGGGCGGCCGTGGCGTAATGATCGATAGAGCTGCGTCATTGTAACGGCGCGCCGGCCGCCGTTCGCGCGACGCCGACGCGCACCGCTCGAATCGACCGACGAGCCGCGCTGCTATGATAGGCGCCCTCTAACGGAGCACGACATGTCTGGATTCACACACTTCGACGCTGCCGGCCACGCGCACATGGTCGACGTCGGCGACAAGCAGGAAACGAAGCGCATCGCGGTGGCGCGCGGCGCGATCCGGATGCTGCCCGACACGCTCGCGCTGATCCGCGAAGGACGCGCGAAGAAAGGCGACGTGCTCGGCGTCGCGCGGATCGCGGCGATCCAGGGCGCGAAGCGCACCGCCGATCTGATTCCGCTCTGCCACCCGCTCGCGCTCACGCGCGTCGCGGTCGAGTTCGAGTTCGACGACGCGCTGCCCGGCGTGCGCTGCAGCGCGCAGGTCGAGACGTACGGACGCACGGGCGTCGAGATGGAGGCGCTGACCGCGGTGCAGGTCGGGCTGCTGACTGTCTACGACATGTGCAAGGCCGTCGATCGGGGAATGGTGATCACCGATGTGAGCGTCAGGGAGAAGCGCGGCGGAAAGTCGGGGGACTGGAAAGCTGGCGAGGCCGGCGCGTAACGCCGGCCTGCCCCGCAAACCGCCAGCTAGCGCACCGCCGAATCCGGGCGGGTGCGCGTCAAGCGGTTATCGAAGCGCCGCACTCGACAAGGCGCTTCGAGTCGGGACAACGGCGCGCAACGAGACACGCGCGTTGCCGCCCGCGCCCGCGCCCACGCACTCGATGCGCGTCACCGCGCGGCCTTCGCCGTCGGCTCGAACACGAACGGCCGCGTCAGCGTAAACGGATAGGGCTCGCCGCCGCGCGCGGGCGTCTGCGAGCACGCGACCTTCGACATCGCTTCGACGGCCGCACGGTCCGCGGCGGCATTCCGGCTACTCGTCGTGACCGTGACGTTCTCCGCATTGCCCGACGACGTGATCATCGCCCGCACGAGCACGGTCGCCCGGCGCTCGAGCGGCTTCGCGCTGTCCGGATACACCGCGACGGGCATCGTGCATTCGAGCTTCGCCGAGTCCCGCGGCGCGAACGCCGCGCAGCCGGCGAGCAGCGACGCGGCAAGAGGAAACGTCAGGTACGTCGAATAAGTCTTCATGTTCGTTCTGGTCAGTCCGCGCTGTCGATCGCGTGAATCGTCAGCGCCTGCGTTGCGCACGCCGTGCGATTCCGCCCCCCCGTTTCTTGTCCATTCTTATCCATGCTTCATTCGCACCGGCGCCCGATACCGAGCGCCGCGCGCGATCCCCGGCGTCCGCCGACGCGTCGCGTCGGCAGCGCGCGTCGATCGCGCACCGCCCGCTCCGCGACACGGCGCCGGCGTCCCGCTTACAGCAGCGACTTCGCCTGCGACAGCACCTTGTCGCAGACCTGCTTCGTCAACTGCTGCTTGAAGCTCTGCCCGCCGCTCAGGTCGAGCGTGCGGCCGTTGCCGGCGTCGAGAATCCCGCTCGCGCCGCTCGCGTAGCTGCTGTCCGACGTGACGCCGCCGCCCAGCTTGCTCATCAGCGCGTCCTTGACCGACGACGCGCCGCCGTCGCCGAGATAGTTGTTCTTGATGCAGAACTGCAGCAGGCCCGCGACGTTGCCGGTGCTGCCGGGTGACAGCAGCGAGCCGGCCGACGCGGCGCCGCCCGCGCCGCCGAGATTGCCGAGCGCGCTCGCTACGCCGCCCGCGCCGCTGTCGGTGCCTTGCTTCAGCAAGTCGCCGAGCTGCGCGTGAGCGGTCGAGAACGACGCGATGCTGGCAATCAGGATGCCTGCTGCCGCAATACGATGGGGACGCGTTTTCATAGGCTTCCTCTCAGGGCAAGAATTCGTTTCCAGTCGATGAATACCGCGCCCAAGCATACCCGAACGATGCGACGCAAATCCGCTCGTACCGGCTCGCCGTGCGCGAGTGCGGCGCGATTTGACACTGCTTAACGTCGCCTGTCGGAGCGGGGCGGGGATAGCGGCTGCTCACGGCGGTTTCTTTCGGCGGTTTCTTTCGGTAGTTTCTTGCCGCGATTCCTTGTGGCGGTTTCTTTCGGCGGCTTCTTGTGACGGCCGCGTGCTTAGGCTGCGCGAGTGTCGGCCAAGCGACGTCGACGCACGCTTTGCACACGATGCGATGCCGCGGCCACGCAACGCTCCTCGTGCCGTCCGCATGACGAAATTCCGGCGCGCGCCGCCGCGCATCAAGCATCACGCGTCGTGCATCGCGCCCGCCGCATCGTTCGATCGCGACGCCGTCGCGCCCTCCCAATCAAAACCGCCGCGAAAAGCGGCGGTTTCTTCGATCGTCCCGTTTCCAGCCGACCCGCGATCAGTCGTCGCTGTCGTCTTCCTCACCGTCGGCGGATACGTTCGCGGCCGGCGTCCCGTACTTCGACACGAGCGACGCCTTGAACGGCCTCAGCGACGGCTGATCGTCGAGCAGCTTGTACAACGCGGCAAGCTGCACCGGCCAGTCATGCAGTTCTTGCGCGAACACGCGCAGCCGCTCGACCGTGTCGAACGCGTCGGCTTCGCGGCCGTCGAGCGCCTGCAGCACCGCGTAGCGGCGCAGGACGGTCTCGCCCGGCAGCAGCGCGATCGCCCGTTCGTGCGCGGCGAGCTTCGCCTGCAGGTTGTCGCGCGAAATCGTCAGCAGCGTCGCCTCGCCGTAATCGCCCCACGCGCCGAACAGGAACGACGGATCCTCGCGGTACTGCTCGGCCGGATTCGTGCCGTAGTACAGCACTTCCGCGCGCTGGTAGTCGCGCAGCACCGGGTACAGCGACGCAAGCCCCGCAACCGACAGCGCAGCGAACAGCGCGAACGCCGCACGGCTTGGCAGCACGCGCAACGGCTTCGTCTCGAGCAGGCCGATCACGAACATCACGGGCAGCAGGAAGAACGTGTACTGCTGCGGGTACTCGACGAGCGCGTGCATCAGCAAAATGCCGACGAGCGCGAAGCCGAACACACGGCTCTCGGTATGCGGCACGCGCAGCGCGCGCACGAACCACGCGACGAGCGCGACGACCAGCACGCCGAGGCCGAGCAAGCCGGACTTCGCGAGCAGATCGATGAAGATGTCATGCGAGTTGTTGGCGATCTCGACGCCGCCCAGCCTGCGCACGAGTTCGAACTGATGGATCGGGAATTCGCCCCAGCCGACGCCGAGCAGCGGATGCTCGCGGAACATCGTCAGGCCGTACTTCCAGAGCGCGAGGCGCGGCGCGATCTGGCCGGCGTCGCGCATGCGGTCGGCGGCCGACTCGGCAAGGCCGAGGTGGTAATGCACGTTCACCCAGCGCACGGCGACATTGACCGCGACGAACAACGCGCCGAGCACGACCGGAATCGCCCATGCGCGCATGCGGCTCGCGGCCGGATCGCGCCGCGCCTGCGCGAACGCCATCCAGAAGCCGGCGACGACCATCACGCCGACCTGCAGCCACGGCCCGCGCGACACGGTAAGCGCGAGCCCGACGGACAGGAACACCGACAGCGCCGCCCACGCGAGCGCCGGCATGCGGCGCGTCTGCACGAGATACAGCGCGCCCGCAAGCGCGAACGCGATGTAGGTCGCGAGGTGATTCGCCTGCGCCATGTTGCCGTACGGCCGGCGATCGACGGTCACGCCGTACGACACGACGAACGGCGAGAACGTCGTCTCCAGATGGAACAGCTGCACGAACTGGCAGGCGACGGCGAAGATGCCGCCGACGATCGTCGCCCCCGCGATCATCCTCGCGACCATGTCGACCATGTTCGCGCGCGCGAGCGCATAGCCCGACTGCATCGCGACGATCGCGCCGAGCAGGTAGCCCGTCGCGAGCCAGTTCATCGAAGGCTGATGCAACGGCAGCAGCGCGACCTGCGCGAGCAGCACCGCGCCGAAGCCGAGCGGCGCGACGAGCGCCATCGGCACCGCGAACGGCTGCGCGGAGCGCTCGGCTTTCACGAGCAGGACGACGGTCGCGCCGAGCACCCAATACAGCGCAAACGCGGCGAATTCGGAATAGAAGGTCGGAATCGGATACGTGTGATTCGTGACCGCATACGGCAGGATCAGGGCGACTGCAAGCGCGATCAGCGACAAAGAACGCAGAAAAGAGGAAGGCATGAGCGAACCGGGTGTCAGCAACCGGCGCACTATACAAAAAAAACCTCCCGCTGTGCGGGCGCGGGGCGCCGGTTGCGCACGGCCGTTATGTCACGCACCATCACAGTGCACGAACGCCGCGCAATTCTTCTCCCGGTAGCCGATGCTCAAGGCACGCGCCGCCCCGCCGCTTCGCCGCTATTCGCCGCTATTCGCCGCCGGACGTCACGCTCGGCACTCCGGCGGCGCGAGCTTGCCGGCCAGCGTCGGCGCATCGCTCGGCATCGGCCCGGCGCCCGGCGCGGGCAGCGACGACGACGTCTTGCCGTCGGCGAAGCACTCCCACGTGATCGCCCCCGCCTGCACGGCGCCCTTCGACAGCGCGACGCGCGCCGTCGGCGTCTCCGCCTGATCCGGCGCCGACGGCACGAGCACGAGCGTGTTCGCGCCCGACGCCGCGACGCGCGACGTGAACGCGACGACGATCTGCCCGGTGTCGTCGTCGACGCGAATCGACTCGACGTTGCGCGTGCCCGGCGGCGACACGTATCCGCCCGAAAAACCGCTGCCGCTCGCCGCGTTCTCCGCGACCGCGAGCCGCGCGGACGCGGCGAGCGCAAGCCCCTCGCCGACCCGGCTGCGCGCGAGGTAGTCCTGATATGCGGGAATCGCGTACGCAGCGACGACGCCGACGATCGCGAGCACGATCATCAATTCGATCAGCGTGAAACCACGGCCGCGCACCGCACGCGTCGACGCGCGCCACACCCGGCGCAGGCCGCGCGCGCCCCCCGCCCGCGGCAGCAAAAGCGACGCAAACGGCGATAAAACGGAAAGAAATTCGCTCATGACAGGCTCCGGAAACGAACACGCCCGCCGAAAGCGGCAGGCGTGTCGATCGTAGCCAGCGTGCGGCAACGCGGGCAGTCGGCCGGACGGCCGACGCCGCGAAGCGCCGGTGTCAGTCAGTGCGAATTCGCCGTCCCCGACGTCGCGCGGCGCTTCTTCAGCGCATATCCGGCGATCACGACAAAGAGCGCGCCCGCCACGCTCGCGCCATAGATCGCGGCGGGCGTGTCGAGGAGCGGCCAGCGGTCGCCCGCCGGATCGTTGACCATCAGCCCGCCCGCGATCCAGCCGAGAAGCGCCGCGCCAAGCGTGATGAAGATCGGAAAGCGGTCGAGCAGCTTGAGCACGAGCGTGCTGCCCCAGACGATGATCGGAATGCTGACGATCAGGCCGAAGATCACGAGCGCGATCCGGTGGCCCGGATCCGCCTGCTCGGCCGCGCCGGCGATCGCGATCACGTTGTCGAGGCTCATCACCGCGTCGGCGATCACGATCGTCTTCACCGCCTCCCACAGCTTGTCGGCAGGCTTGATGTTGTCGTGCGCGTCGTCGGCGGGCGCCATCAGCCGCACGCCGATCCACAGCAGCAGCACGCCGCCCGCGAACTTGAGGAGCGGCACATCGAGCAGCAGCACCGCGAACGCGATCAGCATGACGCGCAGCACGATCGCACCGGCCGTCCCCCACAGCACGCCGCGCACGCGCTGCTGCACGGGCAGGTTGCGGCAGGCGAGCGCGATCACGACCGCGTTGTCGCCGCCGAGCAGGATATCGATGACGATGATCTGGACGACGGCGCCCCAATGGAGCGAGGCGAAGAATTCGAGCATGAGGGCGAAGCAAAGAAAGTGAGGCCGGCGGGCGAACGCGAGCGTTGCGGCCGCGCCCGGCCGTCCGGCCGGGGCTTACGAAACAATTGCGCGAGCATAACAAAAAACGCCGGCGGAACCGGCGTTTTTCGTGGCGATGAAACCGATGCTTACAGTGCTGCCTTCAGCAGGCGGCCCATCTCCGACGGATTGCGCGTGACCGTGATGCCGCACGCTTCCATGATTTCCAGCTTCGCTTCGGCCGTGTCCGCGCCGCCCGAGATCAGCGCGCCGGCGTGGCCCATGCGCTTGCCCGGAGGCGCCGTGACGCCCGCGATGAAGCCGACGACCGGCTTCTTCATGTTGTCCTTGATCCACTGAGCCGCGTTGGCTTCGTCCGGACCGCCGATTTCACCGATCATCACGACCGCGTCCGTATCCGGATCGTCGTTGAACATCTTCATTACGTCGATGTGCTTCAGACCGTTGATCGGATCGCCGCCGATGCCGACTGCCGACGACTGGCCGAGGCCGAGCGCCGTCAGCTGCGCGACCGCTTCGTACGTCAGCGTGCCCGAGCGCGACACGACGCCGATGCGGCCCTTGCGATGGATGTGGCCCGGCATGATGCCGATCTTCAGTTCGTCCGGCGTGATCGTGCCCGGGCAGTTCGGCCCGAGCAGCAGCGTCTTGCGGCCTTCGCGGCGCATGCGGTCCTTCACTTCGATCATGTCGCGCACGGGGATGCCTTCCGTGATGCAGATCGCGAGATCGAGATCGGCTTCCACCGCTTCCCAGATCGCCGCAGCGGCGCCCGCGGGCGGCACGTAGATGACCGACACGGTCGCGCCGGTTTCGGCCTTCGCTTCCTTGACGCTCGCGTAGATCGGAATGCCTTCGAAATCTTCGCCGGCGCGCTTCGGGTTCACGCCCGCGACGAACGCTTCGCGGCCGTTTGCGTATTCACGGCAGGCGCGCGTGTGGAACTGGCCGGTCTTGCCGGTGATGCCCTGCGTGATGACCTTCGTGTCTTTGTTGATCAGAATCGACATGTATTGACCTCTGTTCGATCGGCGTCGCGAGAGAAACCGCGCCGCCATGCGTTTCAATGATGCGCTCAAGAAAACGCCGGGCTGCCCCGCGTTTTCTTGCCCCCATCGGGGGCCCGGCGCGCAGCGCCAGGTCCGCGGGCGCTCGTTACTTGCCCGCAGCCGCGGCGACGACCTTCTGCGCCGCTTCTTCCATGCTGTCCGCCGAGATGATCGGCAGGCCGGATTCGGCGAGCATCTTCTTGCCGAGGTCTTCGTTCGTGCCCTTCATGCGCACGACGAGCGGCACGTTCAGGTTCACGGCCTTCGAGCCCGCGATCACGCCTTCCGCGATCACGTCGCAGCGCATGATGCCGCCGAAGATGTTCACGAGGATCGCCTTCAGGCCCGGGTTCTTCAGCATCAGCTTGAACGCTTCGGTGACCTTCTCGGTCGTCGCGCCGCCGCCGACGTCGAGGAAGTTCGCCGGCTCGCCGCCGAACAGCTTGATCGTGTCCATCGTCGCCATCGCGAGACCCGCGCCGTTCACGAGGCAGCCGATGTTGCCGTCGAGCGAGATGTACGCGAGGTCGAACTTCGACGCTTCGATTTCAGCCGGATCTTCTTCGTCCAGGTCGCGGTACGCGACGATTTCCGGATGACGGAACAGCGCGTTCGAGTCGAAGTTGAACTTCGCGTCGAGCGCGATCACCTTGCCGTCGCCCGTCAGCACGAGCGGGTTGATTTCGGCGAGCGACGCGTCGGTTTCCCAGAACGACTTGTACAAGCCCTTCAGGATTTCGCGCGCTTGCGGAATCGATGCGTCCGGCACGCCGATCTTCTTCGCGAGATCGTCGGCTTCCGCGTCCTGCAGGCCCAGCGACGGCTCGACGGCGACCTTGTGGATCGCTTCCGGCGTCTTTTCCGCGACTTCCTCGATGTCCATGCCGCCTTCGCTCGACGCCATCACGACGACCTTCTGCGACACGCGGTCGATCACGATGCCGACATACAGTTCCTTCTTGATGTCCGCGCCTTCTTCGATCAGCAGACGGTTGACCTTCTGGCCCTCCGGACCGGTCTGGTGCGTCTTCAGCTGCATGCCGAGGATCTGGTTCGCGTATTCGCGCACTTGCTCGAGCGACTTCGCGACCTTCACGCCGCCGCCCTTGCCGCGGCCGCCCGCATGAATCTGGGCCTTGACGACCCAAACCGGGCCGCCCAGCTCTTCCGCCACCTTGACGGCCTCGTCCACCGAGAACGCCGGCTTGCCGCGCGGTACCGCGACTCCGAATTTCCGCAGGATTTCCTTACCCTGGTACTCGTGAATCTTCATGCGTGATTCCTTCAGTCTGTGAGTTGGCTAAAAAAAGTCGATTGGCGATCGCTTCTTCTTACGATTTAAGCGTCCGCTCTCATTCCTTCGCGCCGTCCGAGCCTTCGCGCGCGGGGCGGCTCGCGCCGTACCAACGCGGATAGAACTGCCGGACCGCTTCTCCGTCGAACCGCAGCGCGTGGCAGCGGCCGAGCTGGAACGGCGGCTCGGCTGCCGCGCGATCGCGTCCGTCGGCTCCGCCGCCCAACTGCTCGCGCACATCCCATACGTCGCCCGCGAACGCCTGGATCGCGGCCGTCGGCAGCACCGCGCACAGCTCGGTCAGGTGCGAGCAGCCGGCGACGCCCGACAGCAGCCGGGAGACGTCGCGACGGAAATGGCGGAAGAGATTGAGTCCGATGAGGGCACGGTAGGCGGGCTTGGCGGTTTCGCATTGACCGGGATAGGGCACCCAGTCCGACGACGCCTCGGCATCGACGATGTTGAGTTCGCGATCGATCGTCACGCGCAACCAGAGTTCGTGGATCGGCAGGCCGTCCGGTCTGACGCCCGACGCCAGCGTGACGTCGCGCGGCTTGTGATCGGTCAGGCAGGCTTCGATGTCCCACAAGCCGTCGGCACGCTCGTAGGCTTCCGCTCGAATTGCGCGGCGATGGCGCAACTGTCGGGGTACGGGCTCGGGTAGCGGCATGCGGGAAGGTGAAGCCGAAGAGGGAAACTCGCGGATTCTAACATACCGGCCGTAAGGGCCCGGTCTGGCCCCGTGCGGGGTTTCGGGGGATTTTGGGGGTGGTCGGTGGTCGGCGGTCGGCGTAGTGGTCCGCCGGGCTGTCGCAAGGAATTCGAGCTTGCAGCGTCGGCTTGATGCCGAACGCGAGCGTGCAAGCCGGCTCGCCGCGCTCAATCGCCGCCGAACTCGTCGACGTCGCCTTTCAACAGCTTCGCGATCGTCGCGCCCGAAAAACCGCGCATCGCGAGGAAGCGCGCCTGTTTTGCGCGCTCCGCGGGCGTTTGCGGCACCGCGCCGAACTTCTTGCGCCAGACCGACTGCGCGCGCTCGAACTCGCTCTCGCGCAACTGCGCGCCGACGGCCTCGACGAGCGCGTCGCCGACCGCATGTCGCTTCAGCTCGCTCACGATGCGCGCCGAGCCGACGCGCGCCGAGCGCCGATGCACGAGGCTTTCGGCAAACCGCGCGTCGGACAGCCAGCCCTCCCGCTCGAGCGTGTCGAGCAGCGACTCGAGATCGTCGCCTTCCTCGACGTACGGCGCGAGCTTGCGTGCGAGTTCCGCGCGACTGTACTCGCGGCGCGACAGATACGCGATCGCGCGCCCTTTCAGCGAGCGCGCGGGACGTTGCGACGCCGACGAACGCGCCGCGTCTTCGGACACGGACGAATCGGAACGGAAAGACGATGCCCGCCGCCGCGACCGTGCTCCGGCCTGGCTCGTGCGCATATAGACGTCGCCCGTCACTTCATCCCCGCCCGCCGCCGACGAAAATGCCGTCGATGCACGCGAACGGCCGCCGGCGCGCAAGCCGCCGCCCGCCCGGCCACCGCCGGACGCATCGTCGTTCGTGCCGGCTGCGCCGTCCGACGCACGCCGCCGCGCGACGTCATGCGCGTCGAACGATTCGTGCGGATCGAACGGATCGTCCGATTCGAACGCAACCGATCGCCCAAACGAAACGAGGGCATCGTCGGATGCCCTCGCTGCCGGGCGGCCAACCGGCCGCCCTTCGCTCGAAACCGGCGCGCGCGCTTCGTGTTCGGCGCGGGCCTCGCCGGCGGACCTCGTCCGCGCGCCGCGCCCTACCTGTTGCGAATCCGCGCCCCCCCGGTGCTTGCGCATTACTCCTCTTCGTCCATGATCTCGGCTTTGGAGTTGGCGGAGTTGGCGCCCTGCGGCATGGCGGCGACGCCGAGCGACTCGCGAATGCGATTTTCGATCTCGCGCGCGATTTCCGAATTCTCGCGCAGAAATTCACGTGCGTTGTCCTTGCCCTGGCCGATCTTCTCGCCGCTATAGCTGTACCACGCACCCGCCTTGTCGACGATCTTCGCCTGCACGCCGAGATCAACGATTTCGCCCTGACGCGAAATGCCTTCGCCGTACAGGATGTCGAAGATCGCTTCGCGGAACGGCGGCGACACCTTGTTCTTCACGACCTTCACGCGCGTTTCGTTGCCGATCACCTCGTCGTTCTTCTTGATCGAGCCGATCCGGCGGATGTCGAGACGCACCGACGAATAGAACTTGAGCGCGTTGCCGCCCGTCGTGGTTTCCGGGTTGCCGAACATCACGCCGATCTTCATCCGGATCTGGTTGATGAAGATCACGAGGCAGTTCGTACGCTTGATCGAGCCCGTCAGCTTGCGCAGCGCCTGCGACATCAGGCGGGCCTGCAGGCCGGGCAGCGCGTCGCCCATCTCGCCTTCGATTTCGGCCTTCGGCACGAGCGCCGCGACCGAGTCAATCACGATCATGTCGATCGAGCCCGAGCGCACCAGCGCATCGACGATTTCCAGTGCCTGCTCGCCCGTGTCCGGCTGCGAGATCAGCAGTTCCGGCACGTTCACGCCGAGCTTCGACGCGTACTGGACGTCGAGCGCGTGCTCCGCGTCGATGAACGCCGCGGTGCCGCCGAGCTTCTGCATCTCGGCGACCACCTGCAGCGTCAGCGTCGTCTTGCCGGACGATTCCGGTCCGTAGATCTCGACCACACGGCCGCGCGGCAGGCCGCCGACGCCGAGCGCGATATCGAGACCGAGCGAGCCCGTGGACACCACCTGGATATCCTCGACCACCTCGCCGTCGCCGAGCCGCATGATCGACCCTTTGCCGAACTGCTTCTCGATCTGCGCGAGCGCGGCGGCAAGCGCCTTGCTCTTTTCGGCAGTCATCCCGGAGCCTTTCTTGCCTTCTTCCATGAATCGTCCTTTGCTATGATGAGCAGCGTCTGAAACGGACGCACCGGCTTCGACACGGCCAGCAAGCCGTTAGGTGCGCGAATGCAGATACTGTATAAAAAAACAGTGGTTTATGCAAGCCCGCGTTGCGGGCAGGCATCGCCCTATATTTCGGAGACAGCCGCGCGCAGCGCCATCGCCGCGGGACGGCAACCGGTTGCGCATCATGCGAATTCTCATCGCCGAAGACGACAGCATACTCGCGGACGGCCTCACCCGGTCACTCCGCCAATCGGGCTATGCCGTCGACCATGTGAGGAACGGCGCCGAGGCCGATACGGCCTTGTCGATGCAGACGTTCGACCTCCTGATCCTCGATCTCGGCCTCCCCAAGATGCCCGGCCTCGACGTGCTGCGCCGCCTGCGCGCGCGCAATTCGAATCTGCCCGTGCTGATCCTGACGGCCGCCGACAGCGTCGACGAGCGCGTGAAGGGGCTCGACCTCGGCGCCGACGACTACATGGCGAAGCCGTTCGCGCTGAACGAGCTCGAAGCGCGCGTGCGCGCGCTGACCCGGCGCGGCGCGGGCGGCGGGCCGACCGTCGTGCGGCACGGCTCGCTGTCGTTCGACCAGGTCGGCCGGATCGCCTGCGCGAACGACCGCGTGCTCGACCTGTCCGCGCGCGAGCTCGGCCTGCTCGAAGTGCTGCTGCAGCGGATCGGCCGGCTCGTGTCGAAGGAGCAGCTCGTCGATCATCTGTGCGAATGGGGCGAGGAAGTCAGCAACAACGCGATCGAAGTCTACGTTCACCGGCTGCGCAAGAAGATCGAGCCGAGCGGCGTGCGGATCACGACCGTGCGCGGCCTCGGCTACTGCCTCGAGAAGGCCGCGCCCGCCCCGGCGAACGACGCGCCGAGCGCAACCGCACCGCAACCGGCCGAGGCCGCCGCGAGCCAGT
Proteins encoded in this region:
- a CDS encoding TonB family protein — protein: MKTYSTYLTFPLAASLLAGCAAFAPRDSAKLECTMPVAVYPDSAKPLERRATVLVRAMITSSGNAENVTVTTSSRNAAADRAAVEAMSKVACSQTPARGGEPYPFTLTRPFVFEPTAKAAR
- a CDS encoding M48 family metalloprotease; the protein is MRVKPLLVVSLSAALALPPGGYAQPRADAQPLESAPATGAAEPAPLAPDAISTVPSGIAAGVFGTYGGAQSRLSDPASGTPSLRAPLRSLQLPDLGDGSGGSLTPQAERRLGERVMREVRRDPDYLDDWLVRDYLNSVAAKLSAAAAAQFIGGYMPDFDLFAIRDPQINAFSLPGGFIGINSGLVATTQTESELASVIGHEMGHVLQRHIARMIVASEKSGYAALATMLFGVLAGILARSGDLGSAIAIGGQAFAVDSQLRFSRTAEREADRVGFQLLAGAGYDPYGMPGFFERLERASMGDAGVPAYARTHPLTGERIADMDDRARRAPYKQPRQSPEYGFVRARLRMLQNRSPTDYANEVRRMRVELDDRIAPNVAANWYGIALGEMLGSRYDDADRALGAARDAFARTAAREGDSARSSPSLDVLAAEIARRAGRTDDAVQLAAAAQRRWPGSHAAIAAHLQALLAARRYAHAQTLAQSEASADSGQPDWWNYLAQASLGNGDAVTQRRALAEKFALEGAWPSAIRQLREARDIKSASFYEQSIISARLHEFEARYKEEREEDKDNKRG
- a CDS encoding DUF2501 domain-containing protein, giving the protein MKTRPHRIAAAGILIASIASFSTAHAQLGDLLKQGTDSGAGGVASALGNLGGAGGAASAGSLLSPGSTGNVAGLLQFCIKNNYLGDGGASSVKDALMSKLGGGVTSDSSYASGASGILDAGNGRTLDLSGGQSFKQQLTKQVCDKVLSQAKSLL
- a CDS encoding TerC family protein — translated: MLEFFASLHWGAVVQIIVIDILLGGDNAVVIALACRNLPVQQRVRGVLWGTAGAIVLRVMLIAFAVLLLDVPLLKFAGGVLLLWIGVRLMAPADDAHDNIKPADKLWEAVKTIVIADAVMSLDNVIAIAGAAEQADPGHRIALVIFGLIVSIPIIVWGSTLVLKLLDRFPIFITLGAALLGWIAGGLMVNDPAGDRWPLLDTPAAIYGASVAGALFVVIAGYALKKRRATSGTANSH
- a CDS encoding pilin gives rise to the protein MRGRGFTLIELMIVLAIVGVVAAYAIPAYQDYLARSRVGEGLALAASARLAVAENAASGSGFSGGYVSPPGTRNVESIRVDDDTGQIVVAFTSRVAASGANTLVLVPSAPDQAETPTARVALSKGAVQAGAITWECFADGKTSSSLPAPGAGPMPSDAPTLAGKLAPPECRA
- a CDS encoding PglL family O-oligosaccharyltransferase, producing the protein MPSSFLRSLSLIALAVALILPYAVTNHTYPIPTFYSEFAAFALYWVLGATVVLLVKAERSAQPFAVPMALVAPLGFGAVLLAQVALLPLHQPSMNWLATGYLLGAIVAMQSGYALARANMVDMVARMIAGATIVGGIFAVACQFVQLFHLETTFSPFVVSYGVTVDRRPYGNMAQANHLATYIAFALAGALYLVQTRRMPALAWAALSVFLSVGLALTVSRGPWLQVGVMVVAGFWMAFAQARRDPAASRMRAWAIPVVLGALFVAVNVAVRWVNVHYHLGLAESAADRMRDAGQIAPRLALWKYGLTMFREHPLLGVGWGEFPIHQFELVRRLGGVEIANNSHDIFIDLLAKSGLLGLGVLVVALVAWFVRALRVPHTESRVFGFALVGILLMHALVEYPQQYTFFLLPVMFVIGLLETKPLRVLPSRAAFALFAALSVAGLASLYPVLRDYQRAEVLYYGTNPAEQYREDPSFLFGAWGDYGEATLLTISRDNLQAKLAAHERAIALLPGETVLRRYAVLQALDGREADAFDTVERLRVFAQELHDWPVQLAALYKLLDDQPSLRPFKASLVSKYGTPAANVSADGEEDDSDD
- the sucD gene encoding succinate--CoA ligase subunit alpha yields the protein MSILINKDTKVITQGITGKTGQFHTRACREYANGREAFVAGVNPKRAGEDFEGIPIYASVKEAKAETGATVSVIYVPPAGAAAAIWEAVEADLDLAICITEGIPVRDMIEVKDRMRREGRKTLLLGPNCPGTITPDELKIGIMPGHIHRKGRIGVVSRSGTLTYEAVAQLTALGLGQSSAVGIGGDPINGLKHIDVMKMFNDDPDTDAVVMIGEIGGPDEANAAQWIKDNMKKPVVGFIAGVTAPPGKRMGHAGALISGGADTAEAKLEIMEACGITVTRNPSEMGRLLKAAL
- the moaC gene encoding cyclic pyranopterin monophosphate synthase MoaC, which gives rise to MSGFTHFDAAGHAHMVDVGDKQETKRIAVARGAIRMLPDTLALIREGRAKKGDVLGVARIAAIQGAKRTADLIPLCHPLALTRVAVEFEFDDALPGVRCSAQVETYGRTGVEMEALTAVQVGLLTVYDMCKAVDRGMVITDVSVREKRGGKSGDWKAGEAGA